A single genomic interval of Mycolicibacterium holsaticum DSM 44478 = JCM 12374 harbors:
- a CDS encoding CaiB/BaiF CoA transferase family protein, whose protein sequence is MSGQLTGPLAGLKVVELAGLGPAPFCAMLLADLGADVTCVDRAAWVGTSEPMDVLRRGRRSIAVDLKHDRAAETVLRLVERADVFLEGFRPGVAERLGVGPQPCRDRNPALIYGRMTGWGQDGPLASVAGHDINYIAVAGALQPIGRAGEPPVPPLNLLGDFGGGGMLLALGVLAALQERAVSGLGQVVDAAMVDGASLLLTMLHDQRHIGMWSERRADNYIDTAAPYYDTYETSDGQYVAVGAIEPQFWSELLRLLDLDPAELPDQEDKDKWPAMKRRFADIFASRTRDAWCEIFDGADACVTPVLAPNEVAAYPHMAARRAMITVGDRVLPAPAPRFSRSYPAHPSQPPRPGQHSVHVLAGAGFSEDEINDLLSSGAVAGDDGGSPAHIRNTP, encoded by the coding sequence ATGAGCGGTCAGCTCACCGGTCCGCTGGCCGGTCTCAAGGTGGTCGAACTGGCCGGCCTTGGCCCCGCACCGTTTTGCGCGATGCTGCTCGCCGACCTCGGCGCCGACGTGACCTGTGTGGACCGCGCAGCCTGGGTGGGCACCTCCGAACCCATGGATGTGCTGCGCCGGGGGCGCCGATCCATCGCAGTGGACCTCAAACATGACCGGGCCGCGGAAACCGTGCTGCGACTGGTCGAGCGCGCAGACGTCTTCCTGGAGGGGTTCCGTCCCGGGGTGGCCGAGCGCCTGGGCGTAGGACCGCAACCCTGCCGTGACCGCAACCCGGCCCTGATCTACGGCCGGATGACCGGTTGGGGTCAGGATGGCCCGTTGGCCAGTGTCGCCGGCCACGACATCAATTACATCGCGGTCGCCGGCGCGCTGCAGCCCATCGGTCGGGCCGGGGAACCGCCGGTGCCCCCGCTCAACCTGCTGGGTGACTTCGGCGGCGGCGGAATGTTGTTGGCATTGGGTGTGCTTGCGGCATTGCAGGAACGCGCGGTATCCGGGTTGGGCCAGGTAGTCGACGCCGCGATGGTCGACGGAGCATCACTTTTGCTCACGATGCTGCACGATCAACGTCACATCGGCATGTGGTCGGAGCGTCGCGCCGACAACTACATCGACACCGCGGCACCGTATTACGACACCTATGAGACGTCCGACGGTCAATATGTGGCGGTCGGAGCCATCGAACCGCAGTTCTGGTCGGAATTGCTCCGACTGCTCGACCTCGACCCAGCAGAGCTACCCGACCAGGAAGACAAGGACAAATGGCCCGCCATGAAGCGGCGGTTCGCCGACATCTTTGCCAGCCGGACCCGCGACGCATGGTGTGAGATCTTCGACGGCGCCGACGCGTGCGTCACCCCCGTTCTTGCCCCCAATGAGGTCGCAGCCTATCCACACATGGCGGCGCGCCGCGCGATGATCACCGTCGGCGACCGCGTGCTGCCTGCACCGGCGCCGCGGTTCAGCCGGTCCTACCCGGCCCACCCGAGCCAACCGCCCCGACCGGGCCAGCACAGTGTGCACGTGCTGGCCGGCGCCGGGTTCAGCGAGGATGAAATCAATGACCTGCTCTCCTCAGGGGCGGTGGCCGGCGACGACGGCGGATCACCGGCTCACATCCGGAACACGCCGTAA
- a CDS encoding acyl-CoA dehydrogenase family protein: MDFMLTDEQQMLQDSVRSFVRRECPPDVVAACAKAGEHREDIWHKFAAAGWLGVGIDPAYGGSGGNIVDSTLVVEAASPAGDAIGPLFPTMCFGGHLLATAGSEEQKKTLLPELVAGRRRFALSLTEPGGGTDVLGAMRTTAAADGDDWVINGGKIFTSAARSAHHLIVAARTRPIGEGKKAGGVTLFLVDTDAAGVSIDPIEVLSGEDTNIVGYDAVRVGSDRVIGEVDRGFYHLIDMLNHERIGTAALCLGWAQAALDEVIAYAGQRQAFGGAINRFQSVQHSVARMHLLIEQARLMVYRAAWLQSQARPCGPEATAAKAVAAENCFTACDLGMQVMGGIGYTTECGVNRYWRRTRLYRLAPIANEMALNFIAESLGMPRSF; encoded by the coding sequence ATGGATTTCATGCTCACCGACGAGCAGCAGATGTTGCAGGATTCGGTACGCAGCTTCGTGCGCAGGGAGTGCCCGCCGGACGTCGTCGCCGCGTGCGCGAAAGCCGGTGAGCATCGCGAGGACATCTGGCATAAGTTCGCCGCGGCGGGCTGGCTGGGAGTCGGCATCGATCCCGCGTACGGCGGATCTGGCGGCAACATCGTGGATTCCACGTTGGTGGTGGAGGCCGCATCGCCGGCCGGTGACGCGATCGGGCCGCTGTTTCCCACGATGTGCTTCGGCGGTCACCTGCTCGCGACCGCCGGTTCCGAGGAACAGAAGAAGACGCTGCTACCCGAACTGGTCGCGGGCCGGCGTCGCTTTGCGCTCTCGCTCACCGAACCCGGCGGCGGGACCGACGTGCTGGGCGCGATGCGAACGACCGCCGCCGCCGATGGCGACGATTGGGTGATCAATGGCGGGAAAATCTTCACCTCGGCGGCCCGCTCGGCGCATCACTTGATCGTGGCGGCACGAACACGGCCGATCGGTGAGGGCAAGAAAGCCGGTGGGGTGACGCTGTTCCTGGTCGACACCGATGCAGCCGGCGTCAGCATCGATCCCATCGAGGTCCTCAGCGGGGAGGACACCAACATCGTCGGATATGACGCCGTGCGCGTGGGATCCGATCGCGTCATCGGCGAGGTGGATCGCGGCTTTTATCACCTGATCGACATGCTCAACCACGAACGGATCGGTACGGCCGCGCTGTGCCTGGGCTGGGCACAGGCCGCCCTGGACGAAGTGATCGCCTACGCCGGGCAACGTCAGGCGTTCGGCGGTGCGATCAACAGATTCCAGTCGGTGCAGCACTCGGTGGCGCGGATGCACCTGCTCATCGAGCAGGCGAGGCTGATGGTGTACCGCGCGGCATGGCTACAGAGCCAGGCGCGCCCCTGCGGTCCCGAGGCGACCGCCGCCAAGGCAGTTGCCGCCGAAAACTGTTTCACCGCTTGTGACTTGGGCATGCAGGTGATGGGCGGAATCGGCTACACGACAGAATGCGGGGTGAACCGCTATTGGCGTCGCACCCGCCTCTACCGGCTGGCTCCGATTGCCAACGAGATGGCCTTGAACTTCATCGCCGAGTCCCTCGGGATGCCACGCAGCTTCTGA
- a CDS encoding nuclear transport factor 2 family protein encodes MTTAAQAARQLLDGFSAGDLAAALAAIDPELELTYSDAVPWSGVWRGHAGFQQFAGKMLERFEVQVLDYEVFDAGDGNAASRVMTRFTSRATGESVDMPVAELYWARDGKLYRIEPYYQNQTIIAEMYAKAAAL; translated from the coding sequence GTGACGACTGCAGCTCAAGCCGCCCGACAACTGCTTGATGGTTTCTCAGCTGGTGACCTGGCTGCCGCCCTCGCCGCGATCGATCCCGAGCTGGAGTTGACCTACTCCGACGCCGTCCCCTGGAGCGGTGTGTGGCGGGGCCATGCGGGTTTTCAGCAATTCGCAGGCAAGATGCTGGAGCGGTTCGAAGTTCAGGTCCTCGACTATGAGGTGTTCGACGCGGGGGACGGCAATGCCGCCAGTCGGGTGATGACCCGGTTCACCTCCCGAGCCACCGGTGAATCCGTCGACATGCCGGTCGCCGAACTGTATTGGGCCCGCGATGGCAAGCTATACCGCATCGAGCCGTATTACCAGAATCAGACGATCATCGCGGAGATGTACGCCAAAGCCGCTGCGCTCTAA
- a CDS encoding LLM class flavin-dependent oxidoreductase has product MSGPRLAVAASGADAAEIRRLAGIAEHHNIDALVVGAVTAGFPNADDTYVMTAAGGVTACTRHLRIAVALSLRGSAPPLRIAEDIGVLDVMSAGRLELLLRRQPDERWSRDLAAVLGAWSGWPLDDGRLMPVTPAPVQPNIPAWTVDVSSRQPTAKPLAQGKSMIFVEWSHGTAVPGIVALQNIRHARDAAGAATVVVDVGSVPKGDRVEVIAVLGAVVAPCLRCAADEVAILAQDATDWLVRRTDLHHPPRG; this is encoded by the coding sequence ATGAGCGGCCCTCGGCTCGCGGTTGCGGCATCCGGTGCAGACGCCGCAGAAATCCGACGACTGGCCGGGATCGCCGAACACCACAACATCGATGCCCTCGTCGTGGGCGCCGTCACGGCCGGCTTCCCCAATGCCGACGACACGTACGTGATGACGGCCGCCGGTGGCGTCACCGCCTGCACGCGGCACCTTCGGATCGCGGTGGCGCTCAGTTTGCGAGGCTCGGCGCCGCCCTTGCGGATCGCCGAGGACATCGGCGTGCTGGATGTGATGTCGGCCGGTCGACTCGAGTTGCTCCTACGTCGCCAGCCCGACGAGCGTTGGAGCCGGGACCTCGCCGCCGTCCTGGGCGCATGGTCGGGATGGCCGCTCGACGACGGCCGGCTGATGCCGGTCACCCCCGCGCCGGTGCAACCCAACATACCGGCCTGGACCGTCGACGTGTCCTCGCGCCAACCGACGGCAAAGCCGCTGGCACAAGGGAAGTCGATGATTTTCGTCGAATGGTCCCACGGGACAGCGGTGCCCGGCATCGTGGCGCTGCAGAACATCAGGCACGCCAGGGACGCGGCGGGCGCCGCGACGGTCGTGGTTGACGTCGGTTCGGTGCCCAAGGGCGATCGCGTCGAGGTGATTGCCGTGCTGGGTGCCGTCGTGGCGCCGTGCCTGCGGTGCGCTGCCGACGAAGTGGCGATCCTCGCGCAGGACGCCACCGACTGGCTCGTGCGACGTACCGACCTGCACCACCCGCCACGCGGGTAA
- a CDS encoding LLM class flavin-dependent oxidoreductase, whose amino-acid sequence MQSTYMRPIPRTQVYEEAVAEARTVEELGFDTLWMGEHHLSYDGYCPSLFPAAAGLLTATSGLRIASGVMVVPFHTATRIAEGTAALASLAPGRFRLAVGIGYRPVEFAAAGVKLADRARLTDERLDQLSSPGSQDRTGPIDLWFGTGVSHGVARAARFGASVLLMPTVTSRNVAAMRETWAEALPRRADRPPRFGAMRECWVDDDPAMVQWARGRLLEMWRHYSNFWLDDPAGQRARRDELAEQMTKQAVFGSPGEVVDRLGRLIEAGVDTLALRVRFDGVSGTALRRCLDLLADKVLPQLGGRV is encoded by the coding sequence ATGCAATCGACCTACATGCGTCCCATCCCGAGAACGCAGGTGTACGAGGAGGCGGTGGCGGAGGCGCGCACCGTCGAGGAGTTGGGGTTCGACACGCTGTGGATGGGCGAGCATCACCTGTCCTATGACGGCTATTGCCCGTCCCTTTTTCCGGCGGCGGCCGGTCTGCTGACTGCCACCAGCGGGCTACGGATCGCCTCCGGGGTGATGGTGGTGCCCTTCCACACCGCAACGCGAATCGCGGAAGGAACCGCCGCGCTGGCATCCTTGGCGCCCGGGCGATTCCGACTGGCGGTCGGGATCGGTTATCGCCCTGTCGAGTTCGCCGCCGCAGGAGTGAAGCTGGCGGATCGAGCGCGGCTGACCGACGAGCGACTCGACCAGCTGAGCAGCCCCGGCTCACAGGACCGGACGGGTCCCATCGACTTGTGGTTCGGCACCGGTGTTTCGCACGGCGTCGCGCGGGCCGCCCGATTCGGGGCCTCGGTGCTGCTCATGCCCACCGTCACCAGCCGGAACGTGGCGGCGATGCGGGAGACCTGGGCCGAGGCCCTGCCGCGGCGAGCCGATCGGCCGCCGAGGTTCGGCGCGATGCGGGAGTGCTGGGTGGATGACGATCCGGCAATGGTGCAATGGGCCCGCGGCCGATTACTGGAGATGTGGCGGCACTACTCGAATTTCTGGCTTGACGATCCCGCCGGCCAGCGGGCGCGCCGCGACGAGTTGGCCGAACAGATGACCAAGCAGGCCGTCTTCGGCTCCCCGGGGGAAGTCGTCGACCGCCTCGGCCGGCTCATCGAGGCCGGTGTGGACACGCTGGCGCTACGGGTGCGCTTCGACGGCGTCAGCGGTACCGCGCTGCGGCGTTGCCTGGACCTGCTCGCGGACAAGGTCTTACCGCAGTTGGGCGGGCGGGTATGA
- a CDS encoding acyl-CoA synthetase, which produces MLLSSIVHGAALRRPAHPALVCDGVSWAFWELSDRASRLAAGLSMLTEPGERVAILADNCVEYIDCLYGVSQAGNTLALINQRLAVPEIEYVLSDAEPAVLIVGGNHYERLTEIRSAVPSIRHVVVIGDEQSGALSYRSLLGATALEPARGHSDENDVAWLVYTSGTTGRPKGAMLTHRNIVSALLNAMIEWKPDRDDRQLFCFPLCHVAAFIPLMYHLRQATVVLMSSFDAAEYLRLVEEHEITHTGLAPTMLNFLLQHPDIDSARLESVELLVYGSAPMAPTLLEGGIERFGEVFVQTYGMTELAGNVLILGLDHHHRAITGEPGLLSAAGQMECLATVRLVDDDMKDVPIGEIGEIVVSGDQVMKGYWRAEQATAEVLVDGWLRTGDLARMDEEGLVYIVDRKKDMIITGGENVYPREVEDVIARLPALSEVAVIGLPDDRWGEAVTAVVVPRAGQTLTAEDVRCVCRESLAGYKVPKRIEFADVLPRNAAGKVLKACLRDRYV; this is translated from the coding sequence ATGCTACTGAGTTCGATCGTCCACGGTGCGGCCCTCAGGCGCCCGGCCCACCCTGCGCTCGTCTGCGACGGGGTCAGTTGGGCGTTCTGGGAACTTTCGGACCGGGCGAGCAGGCTGGCTGCCGGCCTGAGCATGCTCACCGAACCCGGCGAACGTGTGGCCATCCTGGCGGACAACTGCGTGGAGTACATCGATTGCCTGTACGGGGTATCGCAGGCCGGGAACACCCTCGCGCTGATCAACCAGCGATTGGCCGTGCCCGAGATCGAGTATGTGCTGTCCGACGCCGAACCGGCGGTGTTGATCGTCGGGGGCAACCACTATGAACGGCTGACCGAGATCCGGTCCGCCGTGCCGTCGATTCGACACGTGGTGGTCATCGGGGATGAACAATCCGGGGCGTTGAGCTATCGCTCGTTGCTGGGTGCCACGGCGCTGGAGCCGGCACGCGGACACAGTGACGAAAACGACGTTGCCTGGCTGGTTTACACGTCCGGGACCACGGGTCGCCCTAAAGGCGCGATGCTGACCCACCGCAACATCGTCAGCGCACTGCTGAACGCGATGATCGAGTGGAAACCCGATCGAGACGACCGCCAACTCTTCTGCTTCCCGCTGTGCCATGTCGCGGCGTTTATCCCCCTCATGTACCACCTGCGCCAGGCCACCGTCGTGCTGATGTCCTCCTTCGATGCGGCCGAATACCTTCGCCTGGTCGAAGAACACGAAATCACCCACACCGGCCTGGCCCCGACGATGCTCAACTTTCTGTTGCAGCACCCCGACATCGACAGCGCCCGGCTCGAGTCGGTCGAACTACTGGTATACGGCTCGGCTCCGATGGCACCGACGCTGCTGGAAGGCGGTATCGAGCGCTTCGGCGAGGTCTTCGTCCAGACCTACGGAATGACCGAACTCGCGGGCAACGTCCTGATATTGGGTTTGGACCACCATCACCGGGCGATCACTGGCGAACCTGGGCTGCTGTCGGCCGCGGGCCAGATGGAATGCCTTGCGACGGTTCGGTTGGTCGACGACGACATGAAAGATGTACCGATCGGCGAGATCGGCGAGATCGTCGTATCGGGGGACCAGGTGATGAAAGGCTACTGGCGCGCCGAACAGGCCACCGCGGAAGTCCTCGTCGACGGGTGGCTGCGCACCGGCGACCTTGCCCGGATGGACGAGGAGGGCCTGGTGTACATCGTGGACCGTAAGAAGGACATGATCATCACCGGCGGCGAGAATGTCTATCCACGCGAGGTCGAGGACGTGATCGCCCGGCTGCCGGCGCTGAGTGAGGTGGCCGTCATAGGGCTACCTGACGATCGATGGGGGGAGGCGGTCACCGCGGTGGTCGTTCCCCGTGCCGGACAGACGCTGACGGCCGAAGATGTGCGGTGCGTCTGCCGAGAGTCGTTGGCGGGGTACAAGGTTCCCAAGCGCATCGAGTTCGCCGATGTGCTGCCGCGAAATGCGGCCGGCAAGGTACTCAAGGCGTGCCTGCGCGACCGATACGTGTGA
- a CDS encoding CaiB/BaiF CoA transferase family protein, protein MSDGQGNGLENHDGRSELPLSDVRVLDLTGSYAGPTATMLLADMGASVIKVEDPHGDDTRRWGPPFVNGASTWFLSANRNKRGVCLDLKTPEGAEFLHQLLATSDVLITSFNPAKLDRLGLSPDAVTQRHPDLVYCLISGFGLDGPDSALSGYDLIAQARSGLMSVTGPSPDSPQRVSTALSDSVAGLVASFAIACAVYRQRRTGLGDVVDISLLDSALFLMAPRVAAFLAGAEEPRPCGATDSVLTPYQSFATKDRPIVVAAGNDLMWQRLCSVLGDDALGADPELASTEGRQRNRPKVINAIAEHLVRRPAADWLARFAKVGVPSSAIHTLTEVVHDPQLEYRESIIKADHPTAGPTEMVGPPWRLLSHPSRDIRLPAPGLGEHTDDVLAELSRDGLGRGLLHPNGEHPTPQPRD, encoded by the coding sequence ATGTCCGACGGTCAAGGCAATGGTCTCGAAAACCACGACGGGCGTTCGGAATTGCCGCTGTCGGACGTGCGCGTCCTCGACCTCACCGGGTCCTACGCCGGTCCGACCGCCACGATGCTGTTGGCCGACATGGGCGCGTCGGTCATCAAGGTCGAAGACCCGCACGGTGATGACACCCGACGCTGGGGGCCGCCGTTCGTCAACGGCGCGTCCACGTGGTTCTTGTCGGCGAACCGGAACAAGCGCGGCGTCTGCCTTGATCTGAAAACGCCCGAAGGCGCCGAGTTTCTGCACCAACTCCTCGCCACCAGCGATGTGCTCATCACCAGCTTCAATCCGGCGAAGCTGGACCGCCTCGGGCTCTCTCCGGACGCGGTCACGCAACGTCACCCCGACCTGGTCTACTGCCTCATCTCCGGGTTCGGCCTCGACGGTCCAGACTCCGCGCTATCGGGCTATGACCTGATAGCACAGGCACGTTCGGGCCTGATGAGTGTTACGGGCCCTTCGCCCGACTCCCCGCAGCGAGTTAGCACCGCCCTGTCGGATTCGGTGGCCGGGCTGGTCGCCTCCTTCGCGATCGCCTGCGCGGTGTACCGCCAGCGTCGCACCGGGCTGGGCGATGTCGTCGACATCTCGTTGTTGGACTCGGCGCTTTTTCTGATGGCACCCAGAGTCGCCGCGTTTCTCGCCGGAGCCGAGGAACCCCGCCCATGCGGCGCAACCGACTCGGTCCTGACGCCATACCAGAGCTTCGCGACCAAAGACCGGCCGATCGTGGTGGCCGCAGGCAACGACCTGATGTGGCAACGCCTGTGCTCGGTGCTCGGCGACGATGCGTTGGGCGCGGACCCCGAACTCGCCTCCACCGAAGGCCGCCAACGTAACCGGCCCAAGGTGATCAACGCCATCGCCGAGCATCTGGTGCGCCGACCGGCGGCGGACTGGCTGGCACGATTCGCAAAAGTGGGTGTCCCGTCGTCGGCGATTCACACCCTCACCGAGGTCGTGCACGACCCGCAGCTCGAGTACCGCGAATCGATCATCAAAGCCGACCACCCGACCGCAGGGCCAACCGAGATGGTGGGCCCGCCATGGCGTCTGCTGTCCCACCCGAGCCGTGATATCAGGTTGCCCGCACCAGGTCTGGGGGAGCACACCGACGACGTACTGGCCGAGCTCAGCCGCGACGGCTTGGGCCGAGGTCTGTTACATCCCAACGGCGAACATCCCACCCCGCAGCCTCGAGATTGA
- a CDS encoding FadR/GntR family transcriptional regulator yields MTTADFTASPFKPKIVQRPRQQVEEQIRAAIRNGVVKTGQKLPTEVALSRDFGVSRTTVREALRSLVADGLIEKVPGAGGGSFVRALDHHTFGEELGQDMQNLVRVGSIAFQEAAEVRRMLEVPCVRLAAENRTQDEVSEMRAIVDQQKTSSHDDPVVPELDVRLHSLIGAASGNRVAAAFVQALHQVTEPVHHLDLDAEVGERTVRQHIAIVRAIEKQNPDAAEKAMIDHLSYLEEHMRPDPA; encoded by the coding sequence TTGACGACGGCAGATTTCACGGCTTCACCGTTCAAGCCAAAAATCGTGCAACGCCCGCGCCAGCAAGTCGAGGAGCAGATTCGGGCCGCGATCCGCAACGGCGTGGTCAAGACTGGCCAGAAACTGCCAACGGAGGTGGCGCTGTCCCGCGATTTCGGGGTATCGCGCACCACGGTGAGGGAAGCGCTGCGCTCGCTGGTCGCCGATGGTCTGATCGAAAAGGTGCCCGGCGCGGGCGGTGGCAGCTTCGTTCGGGCGCTCGACCACCACACGTTCGGCGAAGAACTTGGCCAAGACATGCAAAACCTGGTGCGGGTGGGCTCGATTGCCTTCCAGGAGGCCGCCGAAGTGCGCCGAATGCTCGAGGTTCCGTGCGTGCGACTGGCCGCGGAAAACCGCACGCAGGACGAAGTATCCGAGATGCGCGCGATCGTCGACCAGCAGAAAACGTCATCTCACGACGACCCGGTGGTACCGGAGTTGGACGTACGCCTGCATTCGCTGATCGGGGCGGCCTCCGGGAACCGCGTCGCGGCGGCATTTGTCCAGGCGCTCCATCAGGTCACCGAACCGGTTCATCACCTCGACCTCGATGCCGAGGTGGGGGAGCGCACCGTGCGTCAGCACATCGCGATCGTCCGCGCGATCGAGAAGCAAAATCCCGACGCGGCCGAAAAAGCCATGATCGATCACCTCAGCTATCTCGAAGAGCACATGCGGCCGGATCCGGCCTAA
- a CDS encoding bifunctional 3,4-dihydroxy-2-butanone-4-phosphate synthase/GTP cyclohydrolase II — MPKASGDRRDTGGASAVWSAVHALSVGGMVIVVDDEDRENEGDLVMAAEFATPDDLDFLVRYTSGIICVPMLGERLDVLQLPPMVQNNEDAHATAFTVSVDHRSTTTGVSALDRSRTIRALADLDAAATDFRRPGHIFPLRYREGGVLNRPGHTEASIDLLRLAGLSEVAVIGEIVGAGGQMAHGAELDAFAHDHGLPVLSVADLVEYRRATERFVELIGSAWLPTRFGEFRAHAYRSVVDGTEHLALVMGDISDPARSEILVRMHSECLTGDVVGSLRCDCGNQFERGLRAIAAEGCGVMVYLRGHEGRGIGLGYKLRAYTLQERGRDTVDANIDLGLPVDARSYEIGAAILAGLGIVRVRLITNNPAKCAELERRGIRVVEQVSLPSTVTESNLSYLRAKRDRMGHKLDLPEPSRDHQVLVDLLN; from the coding sequence GTGCCGAAAGCCTCCGGTGATCGACGCGATACCGGTGGGGCCTCCGCGGTCTGGTCAGCGGTGCACGCGCTCTCGGTCGGCGGCATGGTGATCGTGGTCGACGACGAGGATCGGGAGAACGAGGGCGATCTCGTGATGGCCGCCGAGTTCGCGACGCCCGACGACCTGGATTTCTTGGTGCGGTACACGAGCGGGATCATCTGCGTGCCGATGCTCGGTGAACGCCTCGACGTGCTGCAGCTACCTCCCATGGTGCAGAACAACGAGGACGCACACGCCACCGCGTTCACCGTGAGCGTCGACCATCGCAGCACCACGACAGGTGTCTCCGCGCTGGACAGGAGCCGGACGATCCGGGCGCTCGCCGATCTAGACGCCGCCGCAACCGATTTCCGGCGCCCCGGGCATATCTTTCCCCTTCGCTACCGCGAGGGCGGGGTGCTGAACCGACCGGGGCACACCGAGGCTTCGATAGACCTGTTGCGGCTGGCCGGCCTGTCCGAAGTTGCGGTGATCGGCGAAATCGTCGGTGCCGGCGGACAGATGGCGCACGGAGCGGAGCTGGACGCATTCGCCCACGACCACGGCCTGCCCGTGTTGAGCGTCGCCGACTTGGTCGAATACCGGAGGGCGACAGAGCGATTCGTCGAACTCATCGGTAGCGCCTGGCTGCCGACCCGCTTTGGTGAGTTTCGAGCCCACGCCTATCGTTCGGTTGTCGACGGTACGGAGCATCTCGCCTTGGTGATGGGTGATATCTCCGACCCTGCCCGGTCGGAGATCCTGGTGCGGATGCACAGCGAGTGCCTTACCGGCGACGTGGTCGGCTCATTGCGCTGTGATTGTGGCAACCAGTTCGAGCGTGGGCTGCGCGCCATCGCAGCCGAGGGCTGCGGGGTGATGGTTTATCTGCGGGGCCACGAAGGCCGTGGCATCGGGCTGGGCTACAAGCTGCGCGCCTACACGCTTCAAGAACGCGGCCGCGACACCGTCGACGCCAACATCGATCTGGGTCTGCCCGTCGATGCCCGCAGCTACGAGATAGGCGCGGCGATTCTGGCCGGCCTCGGTATCGTGCGGGTGCGGCTGATCACCAACAATCCGGCGAAGTGCGCCGAGCTCGAGCGGCGCGGAATCAGAGTTGTCGAGCAGGTGTCGCTGCCCTCGACCGTGACCGAAAGCAATCTCAGTTATCTGCGCGCCAAGCGTGACCGAATGGGCCACAAGCTCGATCTGCCCGAGCCTTCGCGCGACCACCAGGTGCTCGTGGATCTGTTGAACTGA
- a CDS encoding alpha/beta hydrolase — MSGSNENVARVFAMWRGMLPDHPEPTIEEFRTGYDAMFSDFPIDTDAQITEVDANGVRSLQVRVSESKPGRYVVYFHGGGLMCGNPEGVRSTAARIARAAHATVLVPDYRLAPEHAYPAALDDAASASSWVLGRRGGEPVRLALLGDSAGGGLAISCAIRLRDEGANRPAAVVVWSPWVDMTVSGSTIESKAAVDPIASGQSLTMSATAYLQGHPPTDPMVSPLFADLSGLAPLMIEVGSEEVLLDDAHRMAAKAQSDGVEVTLTVADGLPHVYQYFASFLPEAQASIERTGAFINKFA; from the coding sequence ATGAGCGGCAGCAACGAGAACGTGGCGCGAGTCTTCGCCATGTGGCGGGGTATGTTGCCCGATCATCCGGAACCGACGATCGAAGAATTCCGTACCGGCTACGACGCGATGTTTTCCGACTTCCCGATCGACACCGATGCACAGATCACCGAAGTGGATGCCAACGGTGTGCGCTCCCTACAGGTACGCGTGAGCGAAAGTAAGCCGGGCCGCTACGTGGTGTACTTCCACGGTGGCGGGCTGATGTGCGGCAACCCCGAAGGTGTTCGCTCGACGGCGGCGCGGATCGCGCGCGCCGCGCACGCCACGGTGCTGGTGCCCGACTACCGCCTTGCACCCGAGCACGCCTATCCGGCGGCACTCGACGATGCGGCGTCGGCATCTTCGTGGGTGCTGGGCCGACGAGGCGGTGAACCCGTCAGACTGGCTCTGCTCGGAGACTCGGCCGGTGGGGGACTGGCGATCTCGTGCGCCATTCGGCTACGTGACGAGGGCGCAAACCGGCCGGCCGCAGTCGTCGTGTGGTCGCCGTGGGTCGATATGACGGTGTCGGGTTCCACAATCGAATCGAAAGCTGCCGTCGATCCGATCGCCAGCGGCCAGTCGTTGACGATGTCGGCCACCGCATACCTTCAAGGTCACCCGCCGACCGACCCGATGGTCTCACCGCTGTTCGCCGACCTGTCCGGCCTTGCGCCGCTGATGATCGAGGTGGGCAGCGAAGAGGTGCTGCTCGATGACGCTCACCGGATGGCGGCCAAGGCGCAGTCCGACGGTGTCGAGGTGACGCTGACGGTGGCCGACGGCCTGCCGCACGTCTATCAGTACTTCGCCTCGTTCTTGCCCGAGGCCCAGGCCTCGATCGAACGCACGGGCGCCTTCATCAACAAGTTTGCCTAG